A single Henriciella sp. AS95 DNA region contains:
- a CDS encoding GIY-YIG nuclease family protein: MMANRKNGTIYTGSTSDLWTRIGQHKSGHGSAFTAKYGCHKLVWCEFHDGIAEANHRERRIKTWPRQWKINLIEEANPDWKDLTMTLPFR, encoded by the coding sequence ATGATGGCGAATCGTAAGAACGGGACGATCTACACCGGATCGACGTCTGACCTATGGACACGGATTGGCCAGCATAAGTCGGGGCATGGGTCGGCTTTCACTGCGAAGTATGGTTGTCACAAGCTCGTCTGGTGCGAATTTCATGATGGCATTGCCGAAGCCAATCATCGCGAGCGCAGGATCAAGACCTGGCCGCGCCAATGGAAAATCAATCTGATCGAAGAGGCTAATCCTGACTGGAAGGACCTGACGATGACGCTTCCATTCAGGTGA
- a CDS encoding MFS transporter, with the protein MDQAWKSACLDYMTTVPAKLPLSQVIAYGSVGIPFGAVSLPMAVFIAPFYAEQMGLGTALVGLIFMLLRFWDLVSDPVMGWLVDTKPTRSGKVKHWLILAVPIVLPAVWLIYNPVGPPVSPLYLAAVMFFFYIGATMILTPHQAWAPYIATSYDERSRLFMWRELFTVGTMLVMLALPTILARAGDVSRAEQISVMGWFLVIALPITITLAVWRVPDAKVDADAPKADFSPRAIMTALRQQSLWRLLLAEICIGIAIAGTAGTFLFAAEWGFGVIDLAPLVLMCHFIAGFAAMPFWVWVSKRSEKYIAVRTVCLWSAATFSLYLVFALMGGGLIPLVFAVVVSGLGYGSPFILLRSMMADLVEAEQVRGGQNRAGLYYSMMSTAYKIGASFAIGIPYILLGLVVGFVPGGENSDGAVLGLMLVFVGVPVIAYTLAALLIWTFDITRTEQAKSAAAINAGGQGTLESLHPPVRKGDAP; encoded by the coding sequence TTGGACCAAGCGTGGAAATCAGCTTGTCTGGACTATATGACGACCGTGCCAGCAAAACTGCCCCTTTCGCAAGTCATCGCATACGGTTCAGTCGGAATTCCATTCGGGGCCGTCAGCCTTCCGATGGCGGTGTTCATCGCGCCTTTCTATGCCGAACAGATGGGGCTCGGCACCGCGCTCGTTGGCCTGATCTTCATGCTGCTGCGCTTCTGGGACCTGGTGTCGGACCCTGTCATGGGCTGGCTGGTCGATACCAAACCGACGCGCTCCGGCAAGGTGAAGCACTGGCTCATCCTGGCCGTTCCCATTGTCCTGCCCGCCGTCTGGCTCATCTATAATCCGGTCGGCCCACCCGTCTCGCCGCTCTATCTCGCCGCCGTGATGTTCTTCTTCTACATCGGCGCGACCATGATCCTCACGCCTCATCAGGCCTGGGCGCCTTACATCGCGACCTCCTATGATGAGCGCTCCCGTCTCTTCATGTGGCGAGAGCTTTTCACCGTCGGCACCATGCTGGTCATGCTGGCGCTACCGACCATCCTGGCGCGCGCAGGCGATGTATCCCGCGCCGAGCAGATTTCGGTGATGGGCTGGTTCCTGGTCATTGCCCTACCCATCACGATCACGCTGGCCGTGTGGCGCGTGCCGGATGCCAAGGTCGACGCCGATGCCCCCAAGGCCGATTTCAGCCCCCGCGCGATCATGACCGCCCTGCGACAGCAATCTCTGTGGCGGCTGCTGCTGGCGGAAATCTGCATCGGCATCGCCATCGCCGGAACCGCCGGCACATTCCTCTTTGCGGCAGAGTGGGGATTTGGCGTCATCGACCTCGCCCCCCTCGTCCTCATGTGCCACTTCATTGCAGGCTTCGCAGCCATGCCCTTCTGGGTGTGGGTGTCGAAGCGCTCCGAGAAATACATCGCCGTGCGCACCGTCTGCCTGTGGTCTGCGGCCACATTCAGCCTGTATCTCGTTTTCGCGCTGATGGGAGGCGGTCTGATCCCGCTCGTCTTTGCGGTGGTCGTTTCGGGCCTCGGCTATGGGTCGCCCTTCATCCTGCTACGCTCCATGATGGCAGACCTGGTCGAGGCCGAGCAGGTGCGCGGCGGGCAGAACCGGGCCGGGCTCTACTATTCGATGATGTCGACCGCCTACAAGATCGGCGCGAGCTTCGCGATCGGCATCCCCTACATCCTGCTGGGCCTCGTTGTCGGCTTTGTCCCCGGCGGCGAGAACTCCGACGGCGCAGTGCTCGGGCTGATGCTCGTCTTCGTCGGTGTCCCGGTTATTGCCTATACGCTCGCCGCGCTGCTGATCTGGACCTTCGACATCACCCGGACCGAACAGGCAAAATCAGCTGCAGCCATAAATGCGGGTGGACAAGGCACTCTGGAATCGCTTCACCCCCCGGTGAGAAAAGGAGATGCCCCATGA
- the rdgB gene encoding RdgB/HAM1 family non-canonical purine NTP pyrophosphatase: MTRTLGKGRLVAATHNKGKVRELKDLFEPVGMEVVSAIELDLPEPDETELTFSGNALIKARAACEATGAPALSDDSGLEVTALGGMPGVHTAIWAGEPRDFYVAMQKVEDLLQDMDAQDRSARFVSTLAVVWPDGHEEVFEGSVDGTLVWPPRGDKGFGYDPVFVANGETETFGEMDPAKKHAMSHRADAFRKLKAALLP, encoded by the coding sequence ATGACTCGCACACTTGGAAAAGGCCGATTGGTTGCCGCCACCCACAACAAGGGAAAAGTGAGAGAGCTCAAGGACTTGTTCGAGCCTGTTGGGATGGAGGTTGTATCCGCCATCGAGCTTGATCTTCCCGAGCCGGACGAAACCGAGCTGACATTTTCCGGTAACGCACTGATCAAGGCCCGCGCCGCCTGCGAAGCGACTGGCGCACCCGCCCTGTCAGATGATAGCGGCCTGGAAGTCACCGCCCTTGGCGGCATGCCCGGCGTCCACACGGCCATCTGGGCTGGTGAGCCGCGCGATTTCTACGTCGCCATGCAGAAGGTGGAAGACCTGCTTCAGGACATGGATGCCCAGGATCGCAGCGCCCGCTTTGTCTCCACGCTCGCTGTCGTCTGGCCGGACGGTCATGAGGAAGTCTTCGAAGGCAGCGTGGACGGCACGCTTGTCTGGCCCCCACGCGGCGACAAGGGTTTCGGCTATGACCCGGTCTTCGTCGCAAACGGAGAGACAGAAACCTTTGGCGAGATGGACCCGGCGAAGAAGCACGCCATGAGCCACCGCGCCGACGCATTCCGGAAGCTGAAAGCCGCCCTGCTCCCATGA
- the rph gene encoding ribonuclease PH, translating to MTTLVRPSGRAADQLRDIVLETNVTRYAEGSCLAKFGHTHVLCTASWQDNVPPWLRGQGKGWVTGEYGMLPRATHTRGRREATAGKQSGRTQEIQRLIGRSLRSVVDLTALGENQLTIDCDVIQADGGTRTASITGGFVAMALALKYMREEGVIKTDPIQKQAAAISVGLFKDHPVLDLDYPEDSGGEGDMNVVMSSDGGFIEIQGTGEERPMTRPEVEELLKLAEKGCNELFEAQKKAIG from the coding sequence ATGACGACACTCGTGCGCCCATCCGGCCGCGCTGCTGACCAGCTTCGCGATATTGTGCTTGAGACCAATGTGACCCGCTACGCCGAAGGCTCCTGCCTGGCGAAGTTTGGCCATACCCATGTTTTGTGCACCGCCAGCTGGCAGGACAATGTCCCGCCATGGCTGCGCGGACAGGGTAAGGGCTGGGTCACCGGCGAGTATGGCATGCTGCCCCGCGCCACACACACACGCGGCCGCCGCGAAGCCACGGCCGGCAAGCAGTCTGGCCGCACGCAGGAAATCCAGCGCCTGATCGGCCGCTCGCTGCGCTCTGTCGTCGATCTCACGGCCCTTGGAGAGAACCAGCTCACCATCGACTGCGACGTCATCCAGGCCGATGGCGGCACGCGTACGGCCTCGATCACAGGCGGCTTTGTCGCCATGGCGCTGGCGCTGAAATACATGCGCGAAGAAGGCGTCATCAAGACCGACCCGATCCAGAAACAGGCCGCGGCCATCTCGGTCGGCCTTTTCAAGGACCACCCGGTCCTCGACCTCGACTACCCCGAAGACTCCGGCGGCGAAGGCGACATGAATGTCGTGATGAGCTCAGATGGCGGCTTCATTGAGATCCAGGGCACCGGCGAAGAACGCCCGATGACGCGGCCCGAAGTCGAGGAACTGCTGAAGCTCGCTGAAAAAGGCTGCAACGAGTTGTTCGAAGCGCAGAAAAAGGCAATCGGCTAG
- a CDS encoding CreA family protein, translated as MKKSVSGCSIALLYALSLAACTGSDREAGEFKNDWLGNEIKIDRLADPKVRGITCHIAYFDRGVWDRIGKGNWFEDPSNSSISCVRTGPVVIGKIDLDRSGEEVWDRGRSLIFKQLAVRRIYDPASDSMMYVSFSRKPVDGSAKMSLSTISLWDGEVTWEGREKPEPRD; from the coding sequence ATGAAAAAATCAGTCTCAGGCTGTTCGATTGCCTTGCTCTACGCGTTATCGCTCGCCGCCTGCACGGGCAGTGACCGCGAGGCGGGTGAGTTCAAGAATGACTGGCTTGGCAATGAGATCAAGATTGACCGGCTGGCCGATCCGAAAGTGCGGGGCATTACCTGCCACATCGCCTATTTCGACCGCGGCGTCTGGGACCGGATCGGCAAGGGTAACTGGTTCGAGGACCCGTCAAACTCTTCGATTTCGTGCGTGCGGACAGGGCCGGTTGTCATCGGAAAGATCGATCTTGATCGCTCCGGCGAGGAAGTCTGGGACCGGGGTCGTTCGCTGATCTTCAAGCAGCTTGCCGTGCGCCGCATCTACGATCCGGCCAGCGATTCGATGATGTACGTCTCGTTCTCACGCAAACCTGTCGATGGCTCAGCCAAGATGAGCCTGTCGACCATATCGCTTTGGGACGGCGAGGTGACATGGGAAGGGCGCGAGAAGCCGGAGCCGCGCGATTAG
- a CDS encoding helix-turn-helix transcriptional regulator, with protein sequence MAIRVTLDRVLLERRMSLTELSDRVGVTLANLSILKTGKAKAVRFSTLESLCRELDCQPGDILVFDEEEDGTAAKDDEAAA encoded by the coding sequence ATGGCCATTCGTGTAACTCTCGACCGCGTTCTCCTGGAGCGGCGCATGTCCCTGACCGAGCTGTCAGACCGTGTAGGCGTAACGCTCGCGAACCTCTCCATTCTGAAAACCGGCAAGGCAAAAGCCGTCCGTTTCTCCACACTGGAATCGCTCTGCCGCGAGCTCGATTGCCAGCCAGGTGACATTCTCGTCTTCGATGAAGAAGAAGACGGGACAGCGGCGAAGGATGATGAAGCGGCGGCTTAG
- the hemW gene encoding radical SAM family heme chaperone HemW has protein sequence MSAALPFGPDYGFGLYIHWPYCSKICPYCDFNVYAAKDRDNRPLLDAIARDLARHADDLPDHPPLGSVYFGGGTPSLMAAGDIALLVELAERSFGLAPGAEITLEANPNDVISADLEAWAAAGVNRLSIGLQSLDDDALAFLGRDHDAASARKAVERAAGPFPNHSIDLIYARPGQSAESWEAELTDALSLGAPHLSLYELTIEERTAFGKRAARGELVPMEDDDQADLYELTQQITEAHALPAYEVSNHAQSADTQSKHNLTYWRGGDWIGLGPGAHGRLTIDGHRVATHAAPKPADYMTSIESPPAHDPLSDIDNVRELLAMGLRPSEGIEMARIEAIGGVPLDEETVATLRSSGLIRTIGDRIALTAEGRLLADRIAAELSP, from the coding sequence ATGAGCGCTGCCCTGCCCTTTGGGCCGGATTACGGCTTCGGCCTCTACATCCACTGGCCGTATTGCTCAAAGATCTGCCCCTATTGCGACTTCAACGTCTATGCCGCGAAAGACCGCGACAACCGCCCGCTTTTGGACGCCATCGCACGCGACCTTGCCCGCCATGCCGATGACCTGCCGGATCACCCTCCTCTCGGCTCGGTCTATTTCGGAGGTGGCACGCCCTCTCTGATGGCCGCTGGCGATATCGCGCTGCTGGTCGAACTCGCCGAGCGCAGCTTCGGCCTCGCCCCTGGCGCGGAGATCACGCTCGAAGCCAACCCGAATGATGTGATCAGTGCCGACCTCGAAGCCTGGGCAGCAGCCGGCGTGAATCGCCTCTCAATCGGCCTCCAGTCTCTCGACGACGACGCGCTTGCTTTTCTCGGCCGGGACCATGACGCGGCCAGCGCCCGCAAAGCCGTCGAACGCGCCGCCGGGCCCTTCCCGAACCATTCCATCGATCTCATCTACGCCCGCCCGGGCCAGTCCGCCGAAAGCTGGGAAGCCGAACTTACCGATGCCCTCTCCCTCGGCGCGCCGCACCTGTCTCTGTACGAACTCACCATTGAGGAACGCACCGCCTTCGGCAAGCGCGCTGCGCGCGGCGAACTTGTCCCGATGGAGGATGATGACCAGGCGGATCTCTATGAGCTGACGCAGCAGATCACCGAAGCCCACGCTCTGCCCGCTTATGAAGTCTCGAACCACGCCCAGTCCGCCGACACACAGTCGAAGCACAATCTAACCTATTGGCGCGGCGGCGACTGGATCGGCCTCGGCCCCGGTGCGCATGGGCGGCTGACCATAGATGGCCATCGGGTCGCCACGCATGCGGCGCCAAAGCCTGCCGACTATATGACTTCAATAGAAAGCCCTCCGGCCCACGACCCGCTCAGCGACATCGACAATGTTCGAGAACTCCTCGCAATGGGCCTGCGCCCCTCAGAGGGCATCGAGATGGCGCGGATAGAGGCAATCGGCGGCGTGCCGCTCGATGAGGAAACCGTCGCGACGCTGCGCTCGAGCGGTTTGATCAGGACGATCGGCGACAGGATCGCCCTCACCGCCGAAGGCCGCCTGCTGGCAGACCGCATCGCCGCAGAGCTTTCGCCCTAG
- a CDS encoding SDR family oxidoreductase: MANNRLALITGASAGIGSEFARQYAAKGWDIALTARRLDRLNKLAREIEEKYKVATITISQDLALAKSVDTILHELKEAGRHVDALVNNAGYGLPGTFFNTSWKEQQQFIRVLYTAPIELVHKLLPGMAERDFGRIINVASLAGYAPGSSGHTLYASVKAGMIKFSESVHAEAQAAGHNIHCTALCPGFTWTEFHDVNGTREMTDQSPDWMWMKAEPVVEAGIDAVTKGQPVVVPGAVNKGLATLTKILPDPIGRAVMKQQSKRFRKTEKD; this comes from the coding sequence ATGGCGAATAACAGGCTGGCCCTGATCACAGGGGCGTCCGCCGGGATCGGTTCGGAATTCGCGCGTCAGTACGCAGCGAAGGGCTGGGATATCGCGCTCACGGCGCGGCGGCTCGACCGGCTCAACAAGCTCGCGCGGGAAATTGAGGAAAAGTACAAGGTCGCGACGATTACCATCTCGCAGGACCTCGCTCTGGCAAAGAGTGTCGATACGATCCTGCACGAGCTGAAAGAGGCTGGCCGGCATGTCGATGCGCTGGTCAATAATGCGGGCTACGGCCTGCCGGGCACCTTTTTCAATACGAGCTGGAAAGAGCAGCAGCAGTTCATTCGCGTGCTGTATACGGCCCCGATAGAGCTGGTGCACAAGCTGTTGCCGGGCATGGCGGAGCGGGATTTCGGCCGGATCATCAATGTGGCGTCCCTGGCGGGCTATGCGCCGGGATCAAGCGGTCATACGCTCTATGCCAGCGTGAAAGCCGGGATGATCAAGTTCTCCGAAAGCGTTCATGCCGAGGCGCAGGCGGCGGGACACAATATTCACTGTACGGCGCTTTGCCCGGGCTTCACCTGGACCGAGTTTCACGATGTGAACGGCACGCGCGAGATGACGGATCAGTCGCCGGACTGGATGTGGATGAAGGCCGAACCTGTTGTCGAAGCAGGCATCGACGCGGTGACCAAAGGTCAGCCAGTTGTGGTGCCCGGCGCTGTGAACAAGGGTCTCGCGACGCTGACCAAGATCCTGCCGGACCCGATTGGCCGCGCCGTGATGAAGCAGCAGTCGAAGCGGTTCCGGAAAACTGAAAAAGACTAG
- a CDS encoding group III truncated hemoglobin, protein MTYQVRSAEERRRAIQENAARLGIDDAFISLLVETFYARIRAHPRLGPIFNGEVDDWPEHLAKLKDFWASVALNAGRYSGKPVPAHMKLDGISREDFGLWLGLFRRTLEEIAPGEETVDYFMQRAERIAQSLQLAMYGLESFGGSVNRPVTE, encoded by the coding sequence ATGACATACCAAGTCCGTTCCGCCGAGGAGCGCCGCCGCGCCATTCAGGAGAATGCTGCGCGTCTCGGCATAGACGACGCTTTCATCTCATTGCTGGTCGAGACCTTCTATGCACGGATTCGGGCGCATCCGCGTCTCGGGCCGATCTTCAATGGCGAGGTGGATGACTGGCCCGAACACCTGGCCAAGCTGAAGGATTTCTGGGCGTCGGTCGCACTGAATGCCGGACGCTATTCCGGAAAGCCGGTGCCGGCGCATATGAAGCTGGACGGCATAAGCCGCGAGGATTTCGGGCTATGGCTTGGGCTTTTTCGCCGGACGCTGGAAGAGATCGCGCCCGGCGAGGAGACGGTGGACTATTTCATGCAGCGGGCCGAACGGATCGCGCAGAGCCTGCAGCTTGCCATGTACGGGCTGGAGAGCTTCGGGGGCAGTGTTAACCGGCCGGTGACCGAATAG
- a CDS encoding DUF2975 domain-containing protein, whose product MAAFLSMLMQVIIWIAVIAGIIAFLLISAGLIGSLNGGAVKVPGMETYVEDVKPGQFVAGLAGLVVFAPGIIYVCMQLKAILNTLADGDPFVPDNGPRLTRIAVAIGAVELGRYVTVILLNAFVDLGSDQPVRLSINLAAWAAVVALFILAQVFREGSRLREEEKMTI is encoded by the coding sequence ATGGCAGCTTTCCTGTCCATGCTGATGCAAGTGATCATCTGGATCGCTGTCATCGCCGGCATTATTGCGTTTCTCCTGATCAGTGCGGGCCTCATTGGAAGCCTGAATGGCGGCGCGGTGAAAGTGCCCGGCATGGAGACCTATGTCGAGGATGTGAAACCCGGTCAATTCGTAGCGGGCCTTGCAGGACTCGTCGTATTTGCGCCAGGCATCATCTATGTCTGCATGCAGCTCAAGGCGATCCTGAACACGCTCGCCGACGGGGACCCGTTTGTGCCCGACAATGGCCCGCGCCTGACCCGTATCGCGGTCGCCATCGGCGCGGTGGAACTGGGGCGGTACGTAACAGTTATTCTGCTCAATGCATTTGTGGATCTTGGCTCCGACCAGCCCGTGCGGCTGAGCATAAACCTTGCAGCATGGGCTGCAGTGGTAGCGCTTTTCATCCTGGCGCAGGTCTTCCGAGAAGGAAGCCGCCTGCGTGAGGAAGAGAAGATGACGATTTAG
- a CDS encoding acetolactate synthase large subunit, translating into MTGADALVSTLADNGVTACFANPGTSEMHLVTALDRETRIKSVLCLFEGVATGAADGYARIAGKPAMTLLHLGAGYLNGGANIHNAKRAHTPMINVIGDHAVDHRRYDAPLNSDIMGLAGPNSIWIKSADSVEVTGKLAAEAYAASFGPEPGPVSLILPADSAWTEGGQSGGKTSVPALLQTPKVKIDAAVEAIGKAKSPMILINGTALTEAGLAQAARLKAAGVRVMTDTFYWKMRRGAGVFTPDRMQYFAEGAMADIEGTDLMLVAGTSLPAAFFAYPGKPSLLVPEGCETLSLGGHDIDSATTLEILADALGAKDAAAPAALKKPDAPTGELNAATVGASIARHMPENAIVSDDGVSNSLPVFMSTQDAEPHDWLMLTGGAIGQGLPLALGASVAAPDRKVIALSGDGAGMYTVQALWSMVREGCDVTTVVFVNHTYRILNIELHRTGAGNPGPTAKDMLAIGEPDIDWVSLAQSLGVPATAATTAEEFDAAFEDAMKEKGPRLIAALVPG; encoded by the coding sequence ATGACAGGTGCCGACGCGCTGGTTTCAACGCTGGCAGACAATGGTGTGACGGCCTGTTTTGCCAATCCGGGCACGTCGGAAATGCATCTTGTCACAGCGCTCGACCGGGAAACGCGGATCAAGTCTGTGCTCTGCCTGTTCGAGGGCGTCGCGACGGGGGCCGCCGATGGCTATGCGCGGATCGCGGGCAAGCCGGCGATGACGCTGCTGCATCTTGGGGCGGGTTATCTCAATGGCGGTGCGAACATCCACAATGCCAAGCGCGCGCATACGCCGATGATCAATGTGATCGGGGACCATGCCGTAGATCACCGGCGCTATGATGCGCCGCTCAATTCCGACATTATGGGTCTGGCCGGGCCGAACTCGATCTGGATCAAGTCAGCCGACAGCGTCGAGGTCACAGGCAAGCTCGCTGCGGAAGCCTATGCGGCCAGCTTTGGGCCTGAGCCGGGGCCTGTGTCGCTGATCCTGCCGGCGGATTCGGCCTGGACCGAAGGCGGGCAGAGCGGCGGCAAGACGTCCGTTCCAGCGCTGCTACAGACGCCGAAAGTGAAGATCGACGCCGCCGTTGAGGCCATTGGCAAGGCAAAGTCTCCGATGATCCTGATCAATGGCACGGCGCTGACCGAGGCTGGGCTGGCCCAGGCGGCCCGCCTGAAAGCGGCGGGTGTTCGGGTCATGACCGACACGTTTTACTGGAAGATGCGCCGGGGGGCTGGCGTCTTCACGCCGGACCGGATGCAGTATTTTGCTGAAGGCGCGATGGCAGACATTGAAGGCACGGATCTGATGCTTGTTGCGGGGACGTCGCTGCCGGCGGCCTTCTTCGCCTATCCCGGCAAGCCGAGCCTGCTCGTGCCGGAAGGCTGCGAAACGCTCAGCCTTGGCGGGCATGACATTGACAGTGCGACGACGCTGGAAATCCTCGCCGATGCGCTGGGCGCGAAGGATGCGGCTGCGCCAGCTGCGCTGAAAAAGCCTGATGCGCCGACGGGGGAACTGAACGCGGCGACGGTCGGGGCGAGCATTGCGCGGCATATGCCGGAGAATGCGATTGTTTCGGATGATGGCGTGTCGAACAGCCTGCCAGTCTTTATGTCGACGCAGGATGCCGAACCACATGACTGGTTGATGCTGACCGGCGGCGCGATCGGGCAGGGCCTGCCGCTGGCGCTCGGCGCGTCCGTGGCGGCGCCAGACCGGAAAGTCATTGCCCTCTCAGGGGATGGCGCGGGCATGTACACTGTGCAGGCGCTGTGGAGCATGGTGCGTGAAGGCTGTGACGTGACCACGGTTGTCTTCGTCAACCACACCTACCGGATCCTGAACATCGAGCTGCACCGCACGGGCGCTGGCAATCCTGGGCCGACGGCAAAGGACATGCTGGCCATTGGTGAGCCGGATATCGACTGGGTGAGCCTGGCGCAAAGTCTGGGCGTGCCTGCAACGGCGGCCACGACGGCGGAAGAGTTCGACGCGGCGTTCGAGGACGCCATGAAAGAAAAAGGGCCGCGACTGATCGCGGCCCTCGTTCCGGGCTGA
- a CDS encoding class I SAM-dependent methyltransferase, which translates to MGLFDNAQKTAGRARYTAAQGIRSAWYGAQYAIAKRRSAGFNRPGEPAFKPSNPVDTKELRASYFKLFATDRANIEAGLYPPPEDFRLIDLPKAVKRARHFMEDVEEVDRRRVARDGSEVRDQLEGHNRYPAYYRQNFHYQTDGWLSDESAQLYDHQVEALFTGSADAMRRAALAEIAHELKGCDQRDVQLLDLACGTGRFLRETMRAFPRLQASGLDLSPNYAERARKQVAPWPQVEIIEGLAEAIPLKDASLDVVVSIYLFHELPEKTRKQVMAEVARVLKPGGVFIIADSLQFKDNEKLDGILEYFPEGFHEPYYKAYLGWDFEAPMGEAGFALERTEIAFLTKVNVWRKA; encoded by the coding sequence ATGGGATTGTTCGATAACGCACAGAAAACGGCAGGCCGGGCGCGTTATACCGCCGCTCAAGGTATCCGCTCGGCCTGGTATGGCGCACAATACGCGATCGCCAAGCGGAGGTCTGCGGGATTCAATCGGCCCGGTGAGCCCGCTTTCAAACCGTCCAATCCGGTCGATACGAAAGAATTGCGGGCGAGCTATTTCAAACTGTTCGCGACAGACCGGGCCAATATCGAGGCCGGGCTTTATCCGCCGCCCGAAGACTTCAGGCTGATCGATTTGCCCAAAGCGGTGAAGCGGGCGCGGCATTTCATGGAAGATGTCGAAGAGGTCGACCGGCGGCGCGTGGCGCGCGACGGATCGGAAGTCCGCGACCAGCTGGAAGGGCATAATCGCTATCCGGCCTATTACCGCCAGAACTTCCACTACCAGACCGATGGCTGGCTGTCGGATGAGAGCGCGCAGCTCTATGACCATCAGGTCGAAGCACTGTTTACCGGCTCTGCTGATGCGATGCGGCGGGCCGCGCTGGCCGAGATTGCGCATGAGCTGAAAGGCTGCGACCAGCGCGACGTTCAGCTGCTTGATCTTGCCTGCGGGACCGGACGCTTTCTGCGCGAGACGATGCGGGCCTTTCCGCGCCTTCAGGCAAGCGGGCTCGATCTGTCGCCGAACTATGCCGAGCGCGCGCGAAAACAGGTAGCGCCGTGGCCGCAGGTCGAGATCATCGAAGGTCTGGCCGAGGCAATCCCGCTGAAGGATGCGTCTCTGGACGTTGTGGTTTCGATCTACCTGTTTCATGAGCTGCCGGAGAAGACGCGCAAGCAGGTGATGGCTGAAGTGGCCCGCGTGCTGAAGCCGGGCGGGGTGTTCATCATCGCCGACAGTCTTCAGTTCAAGGACAATGAGAAGCTCGACGGTATTCTGGAATACTTTCCTGAAGGCTTTCACGAGCCGTATTACAAAGCGTATCTCGGCTGGGATTTTGAAGCGCCGATGGGAGAGGCCGGGTTCGCACTGGAACGGACGGAAATTGCCTTCCTGACAAAAGTGAATGTCTGGCGGAAAGCTTAA